A region from the Desulfoglaeba alkanexedens ALDC genome encodes:
- a CDS encoding homocysteine biosynthesis protein, whose translation MGSVKKSFAEINEKIRKGQAVVVTAEEMVGIVRKRGPERAAREVDVVTTGTFAPMCSSGAFINFGHTSPPIKATKVWLNDVPAYAGLAAVDIYLGATEPAFDDPLNKVHPGPFEYGGGHVIHDLVSGKPVRLRGEAYGTDCYPNRHVEMTVTLDDLPYAVLCNPRNAYQNYNCAVNLSKKTLYTYMGTLKPRLGNANYSTSGQLSPLLNDPYYRTIGLGTRIFLGGAQGFVVWQGSQHKPDVPRLPNGVPRSPSGTLMVLGDLKEMKPRWLIGVSMQGYGCSLAVGIGIPIPVLDEEMARFTGVSDEEIVTQVKDYSFSQAEPLCEASYAQLRSGSITVEGREVPTAPLSSYVRAREIAEILKADIQQGRFLLGEPQRLLPSVPGS comes from the coding sequence ATGGGTTCAGTCAAGAAGAGTTTCGCCGAGATCAATGAGAAGATCAGGAAAGGCCAGGCGGTCGTCGTGACGGCCGAAGAGATGGTGGGGATCGTTCGGAAACGGGGTCCCGAAAGGGCCGCCCGGGAGGTCGATGTGGTGACCACGGGAACGTTCGCTCCCATGTGTTCTTCCGGGGCGTTCATCAACTTCGGCCATACCTCGCCTCCCATCAAAGCGACCAAGGTGTGGCTCAACGATGTTCCGGCCTATGCCGGACTGGCGGCGGTGGACATCTACCTTGGAGCCACGGAACCGGCCTTCGATGATCCGCTGAACAAGGTGCACCCCGGACCTTTTGAATACGGCGGCGGCCACGTGATCCACGACCTGGTAAGCGGCAAGCCCGTGCGGCTTCGCGGGGAAGCTTACGGAACCGACTGCTACCCCAACCGCCACGTGGAAATGACGGTGACCCTGGACGACCTTCCCTATGCGGTATTGTGCAACCCGCGGAACGCTTACCAGAATTACAACTGCGCGGTGAATCTCTCCAAGAAGACGCTGTACACCTACATGGGAACGTTGAAGCCGCGTCTCGGAAACGCCAACTACTCCACGTCCGGGCAGCTGAGTCCCCTGCTGAACGATCCTTACTACCGGACCATCGGGCTGGGGACGCGCATTTTTCTGGGTGGAGCTCAGGGGTTCGTGGTTTGGCAGGGATCGCAGCACAAGCCGGACGTACCCAGGCTTCCCAACGGGGTGCCTCGCAGTCCGTCAGGCACCCTCATGGTCCTGGGCGACTTGAAGGAGATGAAACCCCGGTGGCTCATAGGCGTCAGCATGCAGGGCTACGGCTGCTCGCTCGCGGTGGGAATCGGTATTCCCATCCCGGTGCTGGACGAAGAAATGGCCCGTTTCACGGGGGTTTCCGACGAAGAAATCGTCACCCAGGTCAAGGACTACAGCTTCAGCCAGGCTGAACCCCTTTGCGAAGCCTCTTACGCCCAGCTTCGTTCGGGATCCATCACCGTCGAAGGAAGAGAAGTCCCTACGGCGCCGCTTTCAAGCTATGTCCGGGCCCGGGAGATCGCTGAAATCCTCAAAGCCGACATACAGCAGGGGCGGTTCCTGTTGGGTGAACCCCAGCGGTTGCTGCCGAGTGTGCCTGGTTCTTGA
- a CDS encoding radical SAM protein, whose protein sequence is MDYVVNGEGERPFAGLLEAMAHGRPAPEPSDVPGVFGRSVDGRVLGGGRSQLTRLDDLPVPDFDAYFQELRECSNLRTILPQVPVETSRGCWWHRAHSGRPSRGCRFCNLNLQWRGYRSKSPGRVADEIEVLSRKYSTLRFAFMDNVLNPARMGAMFEAIAGKDGDLDLFTELRVPVPRAVFSGMRRAGVRRVQVGIEALSTPLLEKMGKGTRTIDNVAVMKRCEEFDVENHSNLLLEFPGSDASDVAETLRVLDFVRIFRPLRIVRFWLGEGSPIAENPGAFGLSAVRNHPWYRAVFPGELAERLPLMVKTCRGDRERQRKLWGPVRDAVRRWRRDHDAWKRRFPCLPLLGYSDGGNFLLLRDRAVSSGAPKTYRLKGISRELYLACDEPRPIADLLREFPSISEVKIRAFLEDMTKKRLMFQEGDCCLSLATHENIRRFCPPPPG, encoded by the coding sequence GTGGATTACGTGGTGAACGGCGAAGGCGAACGGCCTTTTGCGGGGTTGTTGGAGGCCATGGCTCACGGCCGGCCGGCGCCGGAGCCTTCGGATGTTCCCGGGGTGTTCGGACGTTCGGTGGACGGCCGGGTCCTTGGGGGCGGAAGAAGCCAGCTCACGCGGCTGGACGATCTTCCGGTTCCCGATTTCGACGCCTATTTTCAAGAACTTCGCGAGTGCTCGAACCTTCGCACCATCCTGCCTCAAGTCCCCGTGGAAACCAGCCGGGGATGCTGGTGGCATCGGGCCCACTCCGGAAGGCCATCCAGGGGGTGCCGCTTCTGCAACCTCAACCTGCAATGGCGGGGGTATCGGTCCAAGAGCCCGGGACGCGTGGCGGACGAAATCGAGGTCTTGTCCCGAAAATACAGCACACTGCGTTTCGCCTTCATGGACAATGTTTTGAACCCCGCCCGCATGGGAGCCATGTTCGAAGCCATCGCCGGAAAGGACGGCGACTTGGACCTTTTCACGGAACTGCGTGTCCCGGTGCCCCGAGCGGTTTTCTCGGGCATGCGCCGGGCCGGCGTGCGGCGGGTCCAAGTCGGTATCGAGGCGCTCAGCACGCCGCTGCTCGAAAAGATGGGAAAGGGGACGCGGACCATCGACAACGTGGCCGTCATGAAGCGGTGCGAGGAATTCGACGTCGAGAACCATTCGAATCTCCTGCTGGAGTTTCCCGGAAGCGATGCATCCGATGTGGCGGAAACCTTGAGAGTCTTGGACTTCGTTCGGATTTTCCGGCCCCTGCGGATCGTTCGCTTCTGGCTGGGGGAAGGGAGCCCCATCGCGGAGAACCCGGGGGCCTTCGGCCTTTCGGCGGTGCGCAACCATCCATGGTACCGTGCCGTGTTTCCCGGTGAACTGGCGGAAAGACTCCCACTTATGGTGAAAACCTGCCGCGGCGACCGCGAAAGACAGCGGAAGCTGTGGGGGCCCGTTCGAGATGCCGTCCGGCGGTGGAGGCGGGATCACGACGCATGGAAGCGGCGGTTTCCCTGCTTACCGTTGTTAGGTTACAGCGACGGCGGGAATTTCCTCCTTTTGCGGGATCGGGCGGTTTCGAGCGGAGCCCCCAAGACCTATCGGCTCAAGGGAATATCCCGCGAACTGTACCTTGCCTGCGACGAACCCCGGCCCATCGCCGATCTTCTCAGGGAATTCCCGTCCATCAGCGAAGTGAAAATACGTGCTTTCCTGGAAGACATGACGAAGAAGCGCCTGATGTTTCAAGAAGGTGATTGCTGCCTGAGCCTGGCGACTCATGAAAATATCCGTCGATTCTGTCCCCCCCCCCCCGGATAG
- the nth gene encoding endonuclease III, translating to MTYRSGPQGIRQPFWTMDMPKQQAPGTAPPAAHRALRERAQKILDILEEMYRDARCSLHFADPFQLLVAAILSAQCTDKRVNEITPTLFSHYPTAEALAEAPLRNIEVIIRPTGLYRNKAMSLQGAARRIQEAFQGEVPRTVDQLLTLPGVGRKTAAVVLSNAFGIPAFPVDTHVNRVVNRLGLVHSKDPVKIEKALTELFPEERWGRLSHQFIQHGRTLCLARNPRCPECRLRPLCAYGRSSTAPKPPS from the coding sequence TTGACATATAGATCCGGTCCGCAAGGCATCCGACAACCCTTCTGGACCATGGACATGCCGAAGCAGCAGGCCCCCGGAACCGCACCCCCCGCCGCTCACCGGGCCCTCCGCGAAAGGGCGCAGAAAATCCTCGACATTCTTGAGGAAATGTATCGGGACGCCCGATGCTCCCTGCATTTCGCCGATCCCTTTCAGCTGCTGGTGGCCGCCATTCTATCGGCTCAGTGCACCGATAAGCGCGTGAACGAGATCACCCCGACCCTGTTCTCCCACTACCCGACCGCCGAAGCCTTGGCTGAGGCGCCCCTCAGGAACATTGAAGTTATCATAAGGCCCACGGGGCTCTATCGCAATAAGGCCATGAGCCTCCAAGGCGCTGCCCGCCGCATCCAGGAGGCGTTCCAGGGCGAAGTGCCTCGCACCGTGGACCAGCTGCTCACCCTCCCTGGCGTGGGTAGAAAAACCGCCGCCGTGGTCCTGAGCAACGCCTTCGGCATCCCTGCATTTCCCGTGGACACCCATGTCAACCGGGTGGTGAACCGACTGGGCCTCGTCCATTCAAAGGATCCCGTGAAGATCGAAAAGGCGCTGACGGAACTTTTCCCTGAAGAACGGTGGGGTAGGCTCTCCCATCAGTTCATCCAACACGGTCGAACGCTGTGCCTCGCCAGAAACCCGCGTTGCCCCGAGTGCCGCCTACGGCCTCTGTGCGCCTACGGGCGGTCCAGCACAGCGCCCAAGCCTCCGTCCTGA
- a CDS encoding tRNA 4-thiouridine(8) synthase ThiI, with amino-acid sequence MTVKKRAKGIGLLSGGLDSILAVKVLQEQDLELMGVTFVTPFFGAEPGLRAGQLAGIPMRALDIGEEHLRMLRNPRYGYGRAMNPCIDCHALMLRVAGRLMEAESADFLFTGEVVGQRPMSQRRDALRGVEILSGYPGRILRPLSAKLLPPTLVEQAGLVDREKLLDLHGRGRKRQMELAARYGIREIPQAGGGCMLTKEGFSRKLRELLASRPDADPVDVERIKWGRLFRLPHGALLVVGRSRSDNARLEALLDDATPALKSANHPGPLGVLLAVDPEPKDLKVAAMILAAYSDAPRKGRTAVIVRRGTVEREISAPKRDRECFRRFMIQ; translated from the coding sequence ATGACGGTGAAAAAACGAGCGAAAGGCATCGGGCTCCTTTCAGGTGGGCTCGACAGCATCCTCGCCGTGAAGGTGCTTCAGGAACAAGATCTGGAGCTCATGGGCGTCACTTTCGTGACCCCCTTTTTCGGTGCCGAACCGGGATTACGGGCCGGACAGCTTGCCGGTATTCCCATGCGAGCCCTCGATATCGGCGAGGAGCACCTGCGGATGCTGAGAAACCCCCGTTACGGCTACGGCCGGGCGATGAATCCCTGCATCGACTGCCACGCGCTGATGCTCCGGGTCGCCGGAAGGCTGATGGAAGCGGAGTCTGCGGACTTCCTGTTTACGGGTGAAGTCGTGGGGCAGCGCCCCATGAGTCAGCGGCGGGACGCCCTCAGGGGCGTGGAGATCCTGTCGGGCTATCCCGGACGCATCCTCCGGCCGCTCAGTGCCAAACTGCTGCCGCCGACCCTGGTGGAGCAGGCAGGACTTGTGGACCGGGAAAAGCTTCTCGATTTGCACGGTCGGGGCCGCAAGAGGCAGATGGAACTGGCGGCCCGTTACGGCATCCGTGAGATCCCGCAAGCGGGAGGCGGCTGCATGCTGACCAAGGAGGGATTTTCGAGGAAGTTGCGGGAATTGTTGGCTTCGCGGCCCGATGCGGATCCGGTGGATGTGGAGCGGATCAAGTGGGGAAGGCTGTTCCGCCTGCCGCACGGCGCTCTGCTGGTGGTGGGGCGTTCCCGCTCCGACAACGCCCGGCTCGAAGCCCTGCTGGACGATGCGACCCCCGCGTTGAAATCGGCGAATCATCCGGGGCCGCTGGGGGTCCTCCTGGCGGTGGATCCCGAGCCCAAAGACCTGAAGGTCGCCGCCATGATTCTTGCGGCCTATAGCGATGCGCCGAGGAAGGGGCGTACGGCCGTCATCGTCCGTCGCGGAACCGTCGAAAGAGAGATTTCGGCGCCGAAACGAGACCGGGAGTGTTTTCGCCGGTTCATGATCCAGTGA
- a CDS encoding HEPN domain-containing protein codes for MYWLDSAEHDLDVAESLFANEKYDWCLFISHLVLEKTLKAFYVQYKQDFPPRTHDLVRLADLAGIILDEETIDFFDLVNTFNISTRYPDEKFIFYKLCTREFTAGKFARIKEIRQWLLQKMCS; via the coding sequence ATGTATTGGCTTGATTCAGCAGAGCATGATCTTGATGTTGCTGAATCTCTTTTTGCTAATGAGAAATACGATTGGTGCCTGTTCATTAGTCATCTTGTTTTAGAAAAGACTCTTAAGGCTTTTTATGTCCAATACAAACAAGACTTTCCTCCTCGAACTCATGATCTGGTTAGATTAGCTGATTTAGCCGGAATCATATTAGATGAAGAAACCATAGACTTCTTTGACTTGGTAAATACGTTCAATATCTCCACAAGATATCCGGATGAAAAATTTATATTTTACAAGTTGTGTACCAGGGAATTTACTGCCGGGAAGTTTGCCCGTATCAAGGAGATAAGACAATGGCTTCTGCAAAAGATGTGTTCGTGA
- a CDS encoding DUF2283 domain-containing protein: MRFTYDPRYNVAYIRFHKKSTEVETIRISDELNVDIAPDGTIYGIELLNANEQLNREDMGRLLVINEATGEEKELPLAVGR; this comes from the coding sequence ATGAGATTCACTTATGATCCTCGCTATAATGTTGCTTACATTCGTTTTCACAAAAAAAGCACTGAAGTTGAAACGATACGGATAAGCGATGAATTAAATGTTGATATAGCCCCAGATGGAACTATCTATGGTATTGAACTCTTAAATGCAAATGAGCAATTAAATCGTGAGGATATGGGCAGACTTTTGGTCATTAACGAGGCAACTGGTGAGGAAAAAGAACTCCCTCTTGCTGTTGGCAGGTGA
- a CDS encoding OmpA family protein, with protein sequence MTRYGRKLFFIGLALACLLATGVPAAQAKMVPKVDNFIFFVDQSGSMYMTHGKMGKVKMVLAQELLLMMNEKIPELGYKGALDLFAPWQVVADPAVYERNAYGKALSSIPTDQGVFNRRTPMGPGINRLDTVLAGLTGKTAVIIVSDGEANVGTDPVAEAYQVHAKYPDVCFHVISFAEKPHGEQILKKINGMGDCVWADAETLMADEAAMNQFVRDVFYDEVAEAARAVSQVVILRGIQFDFDKSDIKPEWEPVLDEGVNILKENPAIRIIIEGHTCDIGTDAYNQGLSERRARSVYEYFMKEGISPSRMRTVGYGEMKPKASNATEDGRIINRRVEIRVVE encoded by the coding sequence ATGACACGTTATGGAAGGAAATTGTTTTTCATTGGTTTGGCTTTGGCGTGTTTGCTGGCAACGGGAGTGCCGGCGGCACAGGCGAAAATGGTCCCCAAGGTGGACAATTTCATCTTCTTTGTGGATCAGTCGGGTTCCATGTACATGACCCATGGCAAGATGGGCAAGGTTAAAATGGTACTGGCCCAGGAACTGCTCCTCATGATGAACGAGAAGATCCCCGAGCTGGGCTATAAGGGCGCCCTGGACCTGTTCGCTCCATGGCAGGTGGTCGCGGACCCGGCGGTTTACGAGCGCAACGCCTACGGGAAAGCGCTTTCCAGCATCCCCACGGATCAGGGCGTTTTCAATCGTCGGACACCCATGGGACCGGGCATCAACCGGCTCGATACGGTGCTCGCCGGCCTGACCGGGAAGACGGCGGTCATTATCGTCTCTGACGGTGAAGCCAACGTGGGCACCGACCCGGTCGCGGAAGCGTACCAGGTTCACGCCAAGTATCCCGATGTATGTTTTCACGTGATTTCCTTTGCGGAGAAGCCACATGGCGAACAAATCCTGAAGAAGATCAACGGTATGGGTGACTGCGTCTGGGCTGACGCAGAAACGCTTATGGCCGATGAGGCCGCCATGAATCAATTCGTTCGAGACGTTTTCTACGACGAGGTGGCCGAGGCCGCCAGGGCCGTTTCCCAGGTGGTCATTTTGCGAGGTATCCAGTTCGATTTCGACAAATCGGACATCAAGCCCGAATGGGAGCCGGTGCTCGATGAAGGCGTCAATATCCTCAAGGAAAATCCTGCAATCCGGATCATCATCGAAGGCCATACATGCGACATCGGTACCGATGCTTACAACCAGGGGCTTTCGGAGCGAAGAGCTCGGTCCGTCTATGAGTACTTCATGAAGGAGGGCATCAGTCCTTCGCGCATGAGGACGGTCGGGTATGGAGAAATGAAGCCGAAGGCGAGCAATGCCACGGAAGACGGCCGTATCATCAACCGTCGGGTCGAGATCCGAGTGGTGGAATAG
- the larE gene encoding ATP-dependent sacrificial sulfur transferase LarE — MDFCQNLPGDVRRKCLELGGFLARFKRVLIAFSGGADSTFLTCFAKDVAGLDVLLCLAVTPFVSRREREGARLAARRLGCSMEEIPLNLLEHPQVRRNDRRRCYHCKTVILRAMTDRAGRRGCDAVLDGTHAGDLSKDRPGLLALKELGVLSPLAASGWTKADIREAARRAGLFNWAKPSQSCLATRIAHGEPLDEAGLVRVELAEALLWDLGCRQVRVRFRAGEARIEAAAEDLSGLTVEPARSLIVGRFMELGFRRVVVDLTPYGAEGDEGAEASRDATVK, encoded by the coding sequence ATGGATTTTTGTCAAAATCTCCCCGGAGACGTGCGCAGAAAATGCCTGGAACTCGGCGGGTTCCTGGCCCGCTTCAAACGGGTTCTCATCGCCTTTTCGGGCGGTGCGGACAGCACCTTTCTCACCTGCTTCGCTAAAGATGTGGCGGGCCTCGATGTGTTGCTTTGCCTGGCCGTTACGCCGTTTGTGAGTCGCAGGGAAAGGGAAGGCGCCCGCCTGGCGGCTCGCCGCCTGGGATGTTCCATGGAAGAGATCCCCTTGAACCTGCTGGAACACCCGCAGGTTCGACGCAATGACAGGCGACGCTGCTATCACTGCAAGACGGTGATCCTGCGTGCCATGACGGATCGGGCCGGCAGACGGGGCTGTGACGCCGTACTGGACGGCACGCATGCCGGAGACCTTTCTAAGGATCGCCCTGGGCTTCTTGCTTTGAAGGAACTGGGGGTGTTGAGCCCGCTGGCTGCATCGGGGTGGACCAAGGCGGACATCCGTGAAGCCGCACGCCGTGCGGGGCTTTTCAACTGGGCGAAACCCTCCCAATCCTGCTTGGCGACACGCATCGCGCACGGTGAGCCCCTCGACGAAGCAGGGTTGGTTCGGGTGGAACTGGCCGAAGCGTTGCTTTGGGATCTGGGATGCCGCCAGGTCCGAGTGCGGTTCCGGGCCGGTGAAGCCAGGATCGAAGCGGCGGCGGAAGACCTCTCGGGTCTCACTGTGGAGCCTGCACGCAGCCTGATCGTCGGCCGTTTCATGGAACTGGGGTTCCGGCGCGTCGTGGTGGATCTCACGCCCTATGGAGCCGAAGGAGACGAGGGCGCCGAAGCGTCTCGCGATGCAACAGTGAAGTGA
- a CDS encoding cobalamin B12-binding domain-containing protein, which yields MSLESVALVSMPWPLAERPSIQLAALKAYLDRHFGNGIAVNACHPYLAVADLLGLERYTAIASRTWLAEAVYAALLFPELAVKAQTLIRRLWKRRMGPIPDIEELTMALAALHERTGLVDRLCARDVVGFSVCLGQLTASLYLAAAVKKRSPRVTIVFGGVLFRSAWGGVFSSISK from the coding sequence ATGTCGCTCGAGTCGGTCGCCCTGGTATCCATGCCATGGCCGCTGGCCGAGCGCCCTTCCATCCAACTGGCCGCTCTCAAGGCCTACCTGGATCGGCATTTCGGAAACGGCATCGCCGTGAACGCCTGCCACCCCTATCTCGCCGTTGCCGATCTCCTGGGTTTGGAACGCTACACCGCCATCGCTTCGAGGACCTGGCTGGCGGAGGCCGTCTACGCGGCGTTGCTTTTTCCTGAGCTGGCGGTGAAAGCGCAGACGCTGATCCGAAGACTCTGGAAAAGGCGGATGGGGCCGATTCCGGACATCGAGGAACTGACCATGGCGCTCGCCGCGCTGCACGAGCGGACCGGCCTGGTGGACAGGCTGTGCGCGAGGGATGTGGTTGGATTCAGCGTCTGCCTGGGCCAGCTTACCGCCTCGCTTTACCTGGCGGCGGCGGTCAAGAAACGGTCCCCCCGGGTGACCATTGTCTTCGGGGGAGTTCTGTTTCGGAGCGCCTGGGGCGGGGTCTTCTCGAGCATTTCGAAGTAG